One stretch of Scophthalmus maximus strain ysfricsl-2021 chromosome 12, ASM2237912v1, whole genome shotgun sequence DNA includes these proteins:
- the chd3 gene encoding chromodomain-helicase-DNA-binding protein 3 isoform X3, which translates to MSSPLRRREEEDEGMVVRSEGGGFDEDDDGGGGDGDLDEDASDINSPAAPLETATPAAPVEEAELSDREVPCRKKGRPKKKKDAKKKDKEGKPAKTKKRKKIDSDVERDSDRERGHGENSDSVASDYGSGEKKKKKKHKERKEKKTKKKKKDDGDRDSSQEETTKQPTEQKNSAQLAKEWGLEDVDHTFTEEDYRELTNYKAFSQFMRPMIAKKNPKIPMSKMMTILGAKWREFSSNNPFKGNAAAVAAAAAAAAIAVAEQVSAATASPEPPPPQPLPPIRKAKTKEGKGPGYKKRSKSPRVPDKKKAQAKAKKMAPIRIKLSPIGAKRKKSCSSEDVDEDESEQEDSSVHSSSVRSDSSGRVKKNKRGRPAKKKKKMSSPAHLPVPGEEEGEGYETDHQDYCEVCQQGGEIILCDTCPRAYHLVCLEPELDKAPEGKWSCPHCEKEGIQWEAKDEEFEDFEEDSEDRVISEVAVGVPTGAEEEDDDHMEFCRVCKDGGELLCCDTCTSSYHIHCLNPPLPEIPNGEWLCPRCTCPPIKGRVQKILHWHWGEPPPPIPVPPAPDAPPDAPPPPPMKGRAEREFFVKLVAQSYWHCTWITELQLEIFHSVMYRNYQRKTDMDEPPSLDYGSGAEDENGVGKSEKRRAKDPEYAIMEDKYYKYGIKPEWMMIHRIINHSLDKKGMYHYLVKWRDLTYDQCTWERDDLDIPDFAIYKANYWRHRDAIMKEDPDKSRRMRSKNQEGEEESPVSPVTDPTIKYDEQPDFVTSTGGTLHLYQLEGLNWLRFSWAQGTDTILADEMGLGKTIQTIVFLYSLFKEGHTKGPFLVSAPLSTIINWEREFEMWAPDFYVVTYTGDKDSRAIIRENELSFDDTAVRGGKKAFKLRRDVPIKFHVLLTSYELVTIDQTALKSIDWACLVVDEAHRLKNNQSKFFRRLNDYKIDHKLLLTGTPLQNNLEELFHLLNFLTPNRFNNLDGFLEEFADISKEDQIKKLHDLLGPHMLRRLKADVFKNMPAKTELIVRVELSPMQKKYYKLILTKNFEALNSKGGGNQVSLLNIMMDLKKCCNHPYLFPVASMEAQKTPSGAYEGTALTKASGKLTLMQKMLRKLKEQGHRVLVFSQMTKMLDLLEDFLDYEGYKYERIDGGVTGALRQEAIDRFNAPGACQFCFLLSTRAGGLGINLATADTVVIFDSDWNPHNDIQAFSRAHRIGQANKVMIYRFVTRASVEERITQVAKRKMMLTHLVVRPGLGSKAGSMSKQELDDILKFGTEELFKDEGEGMKNNAGDKVEDEGNVIHYDSTAIERLLDRSQDATDDSDVQNMNEYLSSFKVAQYMVREEDKIEEIEREIIKQEENVDPDYWEKLLRHHYEQQQEDLASKLGKGKRNRKPVNYNDAAQEDQEWHADISDNQSEYSVGSEEEDEDFDDRPEGRRQSRRQLRNEKDKPLPPLLARVGGNLEVLGFNTRQRKAFLNAVMRWGMPSQDAFSSQWLVRDLRGKTEKEFKAYVSLFMRHLCEPVADGAETFADGVPREGLCRQPVLTRIGVMSLVKKKIQEFEHINGRWSLPELKPEVSVDKSSSRASSPAVKTATPTPEASYNNTPCTSTPATPAPVDKLEKNGKEGEKEEDKEECETPSEKEKAKEKDEGKEVDSDKTEDAEESVSPGQKAEGKEENDLKEAEEKDTTDTPGTTTEEKSKEETKQTSKQDAELKEEKSEAEKVAEEEREKETPTATTDAKDKSEVADTKKEEAKGEKDAGKEAKAAKEEAPKGNGKPPAERPRFMFNIADGGFTELHTLWQNEERAAISSGKMNEIWHRRHDFWLLAGIVIHGYARWQDIQNDPQFAIVNEPFKSQANKGNFLEMKNKFLARRFKLLEQALVIEEQLRRAAYLNMTQDPSHPAMALNARFAEVECLAESHQHLSKESLAGNKPANAVLHKVLNQLEELLSDMKADVTRLPATLSRVPPIAARLQMSERSILSRLASKGTETHTPPPILPGPYATPQNYGAPFTPAPPSALHMGGANYSQMPPGSFISEAAAAAGATGGAAGGAAGGPTAASVCQKTKEHDVVQRQRVVDLWKDGKSEGAIGLELRMPKSTVHSIIVKYRLSNTVENLPRNGRPKKT; encoded by the exons atgtcctctcctctccggcgccgtgaggaggaagacgagggcaTGGTGGTTCGTTCCGAGGGAGGAGGTTTcgacgaagacgacgacggcggcggtgGAGACGGAGACCTGGACGAGGACGCAAGCGACATAAACTCGCCGGCGGCGCCTCTGGAAACTGCAACACCAGCCGCGCCAG TCGAAGAGGCAGAGCTATCCGACAGAGAGGTCCCGTGCAGGAAGAAAGGACGGcccaagaaaaagaaggacGCAAAGAAGAAGGACAAAGAGGGGAAGcctgccaaaacaaaaaaacgcaaGAAGATT GACAGCGATGTAGAGAGAGActcggacagagagagaggccacGGCGAGAACTCGGACAGTGTCGCTAGCGACTATGGATccggtgagaagaagaaaaagaagaagcataaagaacggaaagaaaagaaaaccaagaagaagaaaaaagatgacgGGGACCGAGACAGCAGTCAAGAGGAGACCACAAAG CAGCCCACGGAGCAGAAGAACTCGGCCCAGCTGGCGAAGGAGTGGGGTCTGGAGGATGTTGATCATACCTTCACTGAGGAAGACTACAGGGAACTCACCAACTACAAAGCCTTCAGCCAGTTCATGCG GCCGATGATAGCCAAGAAGAACCCCAAGATCCCCATGTCAAAGATGATGACCATCTTGGGGGCCAAATGGAGGGAGTTCAGCTCGAACAACCCCTTCAAGGGCAACGCCGCCGCGGTTGCGGCAGCTGCCGCGGCCGCTGCCATCGCTGTCGCCGAGCAGGTCTCTGCGGCGACCGCCTCGCCTGAGCCGCCGCCACCGCAGCCGCTACCACCGATCAGAAAGGCCAAGACGAAAGAGGGCAAAG GCCCTGGCTACAAGAAGCGCAGCAAAAGCCCTCGAGTCCCTGACAAGAAAAAGGCTCAAGCAAAGGCTAAAAAGATGGCACCCATTCGTATCAAACTGTCGCCCATCGGcgccaagaggaagaagagctgCTCA AGCGAGGACGTGGATGAGGACGAGTCCGAGCAGGAGGACTCCAGCGTTCACAGCTCCTCGGTGCGCTCCGACAGCTCGGGTCGcgtgaagaaaaacaagcgaGGGCGGCctgccaagaagaagaagaaga TGTCGTCTCCTGCCCACCTCCCAGTCCCcggtgaagaggagggggagggctaCGAGACGGACCATCAGGACTACTGCGAGGTGTGTCAGCAGGGCGGAGAGATCATCCTGTGTGACACATGTCCCCGAGCTTACCACCTCGTCTGCCTTGAGCCGGAGCTGGACAAGGCCCCCGAAGGCAAATGGAGCTGCCCACACTGC GAAAAAGAAGGAATCCAGTGGGAGGCGAAGGATGAGGAATTCGAGGACTTCGAGGAGGACAGCGAGGACAGAGTGATATCAGAGGTCGCGGTTGGGGTACCCACcggggccgaggaggaggatgacgaccACATGGAGTTCTGTCGGGTGTGCAAAGACGGAGGTGAACTGCTGTGTTGCGACACCTGCACCTCGTCCTACCACATCCACTGTCTGAACCCGCCGCTGCCAGAGATCCCCAACGGAGAGTGGCTGTGTCCAAGATGCACG TGTCCGCCGATTAAAGGTCGCGTCCAGAAGATCCTCCACTGGCATTGGGGAGAACCTCCGCCTCCCATTCCTGTTCCCCCGGCTCCCGACGCCCCACCCGACGCCCCTCCGCCACCACCCATGAAGGGCAGAGCCGAGCGGGAGTTCTTTGTCAAGCTGGTCGCGCAGTCCTACTGGCACTGCACATGGATCACTGAGCTCCAG CTGGAGATCTTCCACTCGGTGATGTACAGAAACTACCAGAGGAAGACGGACATGGACGAGCCTCCGAGTCTGGATTATGGCTCAGGAGCCGAGGACGAGAACGGAGTGGGAAAGAGCGAAAAGAGGAGGGCCAAGGATCCTGAGTACGCAATCATGGAAGACAAGTACTACAAATATGGCATCAAGCCCGAGTGGATGATGATCCACCGTATCATCAACCACAG TTTGGACAAGAAGGGGATGTACCACTACCTGGTCAAGTGGCGTGACCTGACCTACGACCAGTGTACCTGGGAGAGAGACGACCTGGACATCCCTGATTTTGCAATTTACAAGGCCAACTACTGGAGGCACAG GGATGCAATAATGAAGGAGGATCCAGACAAAtccaggaggatgaggagcaagaaccaggagggtgaagaggagtcTCCTGTCTCGCCCGTCACTGAC CCAACGATAAAATACGACGAGCAGCCAGACTTTGTCACATCGACAGGTGGGACGCTGCATCTGTACCAGCTGGAGGGTCTGAACTGGCTGCGGTTTTCCTGGGCGCAGGGCACCGACACCATCCTAGCAGATGAGATGGGCCTGGGCAAGACCATCCAGACCATCGTCTTCCTCTACTCGCTGTTCAAAGAG GGACACACCAAGGGCCCGTTCCTGGTCAGTGCTCCGCTCTCCACCATCATCAACTGGGAGAGGGAGTTCGAGATGTGGGCCCCTGATTTCTACGTGGTGACTTACACGGGAGACAAGGACAGTCGAGCGATTATCAGGGAGAACGAGTTGTCCTTCGACGACACTGCcgtcagaggaggaaagaaggcCTTTAAACtgagg AGGGATGTTCCGATTAAATTCCACGTGCTGCTGACTTCCTATGAGTTGGTGACCATCGACCAGACGGCGCTCAAGTCCATCGACTGGGCCTGTCTGGTGGTGGACGAGGCTCACCGCCTGAAGAACAACCAGTCCAAG TTTTTCCGGCGGCTGAACGACTATAAGATCGaccacaagctgctgctgacggGAACTCCTCTTCAGAACAACCTGGAGGAACTGTTCCACCTGCTCAACTTCCTCACGCCCAACCGCTTCAA TAACCTTGACGGATTCCTGGAAGAGTTCGCCGACATCTCCAAGGAGGACCAGATCAAGAAGCTCCACGACCTGCTGGGGCCTCACATGCTGCGGAGGCTGAAGGCCGACGTCTTCAAGAACATGCCCGCCAAAACTGAGCTGATTGTTAGAGTGGAGCTGAGCCCCATGCAGAA GAAATACTACAAGCTGATTTTGACCAAAAACTTTGAGGCTCTGAACTCAAAGGGTGGAGGAAACCAGGTCTCCCTGCTCAACATCATGATGGACCTAAAGAAGTGCTGCAACCACCCCTACCTCTTCCCTGTTGCCTCCATG GAAGCGCAGAAAACGCCGAGCGGTGCTTACGAGGGGACGGCCCTCACTAAGGCTTCTGGGAAACTGACATTGATGCAGAAGATGCTGAGGAAGCTGAAAGAGCAAGGGCACCGAGTACTGGTCTTCTCACAG ATGACTAAAATGCTGGACTTATTAGAAGACTTCCTGGACTACGAAGGCTACAAGTATGAGAGAATCGACGGAGGCGTCACGGGAGCGCTGAGACAAGAGGCCATTGACCGCTTCAATG CTCCTGGTGCTTGCCAGTTTTGTTTCTTGCTCTCCACCCGAGCCGGAGGTTTGGGCATCAACTTGGCCACAGCCGACACAGTCGTCATCTTCGACTCGGACTGGAACCCTCACAACGACATACAG GCGTTCAGTCGAGCCCATCGAATCGGACAGGCCAACAAGGTGATGATCTACCGCTTTGTGACCCGGGCCAGCGTGGAGGAGCGGATCACCCAGGTTGCCAAGAGGAAAATGATGCTGACCCACCTGGTGGTCCGGCCGGGCCTGGGATCCAAGGCCGGCTCCATGTCCAAACAGGAACTGGACGACATCCTCAAGTTTGGAACAGAGGAGCTCTTCAAGGATGAGGGAGAAg GTATGAAAAATAATGCTGGGGATAAAGTTGAGGACGAGGGCAATGTGATCCACTACGACAGCACTGCCATCGAGCGGCTGCTGGACCGAAGCCAAGACGCCACGGACGACTCGGACGTCCAGAACATGAACGAGTACCTCAGCTCCTTCAAAGTGGCCCAGTACATGGTCCGAGAGGAGGATAAG ATCGAGGAGATCGAGCGAGAGATCATCAAGCAGGAGGAGAACGTGGATCCGGATTATTGGGAGAAACTGCTGCGGCATCActacgagcagcagcaggaggaccTCGCCAGCAAACTGGGTAAAGGCAAGAGGAACCGCAAGCCTGTCAACTACAACGACGCCGCGCAGGAGGACCAAG AATGGCATGCTGACATTTCAGATAACCAGTCCGAGTATTCAGTGggctctgaggaggaggacgaggacttTGACGATCGACCAGAAG GCCGAAGGCAGTCGCGCCGCCAGTTGAGGAATGAGAAGGATAaacctctgcctcctctcctggcCAGAGTCGGCGGCAACCTTGAG GTGCTGGGCTTCAACACACGCCAGAGGAAGGCTTTCCTGAATGCCGTGATGCGCTGGGGGATGCCGTCCCAGGACGCTTTCTCCTCCCAGTGGCTGGTGAGGGACCTAAGGGGCAAGACTGAAAAAGAATTTAA AGCGTACGTGTCTCTCTTTATGCGTCATCTGTGCGAGCCGGTGGCCGACGGCGCCGAGACGTTCGCGGACGGCGTTCCGAGGGAGGGCCTGTGCCGCCAGCCGGTCCTCACCCGAATCGGCGTCATGTCCCTCGTCAAGAAGAAG ATCCAGGAGTTTGAGCACATCAACGGGCGGTGGAGTCTTCCAGAGCTCAAGCCTGAGGTCAGCGTGGACAAATCCTCCTCCAGGGCGTCCTCTCCTGCAGTGAAGACCGCCACGCCCACCCCCGAGGCCAGCTACAACAACACACCGTGCACCTCCACGCCAG CGACCCCTGCTCCAGTAGACAAGCTAGAAAAGAacggaaaagagggagagaaggaggaggacaaagaggaatgTGAGACCCCGTCGGAGAAAGAGAAAGCGAAGGAGAAGGATGAGGGCAAAGAGGTGGACAGCGACAAGACCGAAGACGCTGAAGAG AGTGTGTCTCCTGGTCAAAAAGCTGAAGGCAAAGAGGAGAACGACCTGaaagaggcggaggagaaagacacaacGGATACTCCGGGCACCACgacagaggaaaagagcaaagaagagaCGAAACAAACATCGAAGCAAGACGCAGAGTTAAAAGAGGAGAAATCgg AAGCTGAGAaggtggcagaggaggagagggaaaaagagacgCCCACGGCAACGACAGATGCCAAGGATAAGTCCGAGGTGGCTGACACGAAGAAAG AGGAGGCCAAAGGTGAAAAGGATGCTGGCAAAGAAGCCAAAGCGGCTAAGGAGGAGGCACCCAAGGGTAATGGGAAGCCGCCGGCTGAGCGGCCGCGCTTCATGTTCAACATCGCCGACGGAGGCTTCACCG AGCTGCACACACTCTGGCAGAATGAGGAGCGGGCTGCCATCTCCTCGGGGAAGATGAACGAGATCTGGCACCGCCGCCACGACTTCTGGCTGCTGGCGGGAATCGTGAT TCACGGCTACGCCCGGTGGCAGGACATCCAGAACGATCCCCAGTTCGCCATCGTCAACGAACCCTTCAAGTCGCAGGCGAATAAAGGAAACTTCCTGGAGATGAAGAACAAGTTTCTTGCTCGACGCTTTAAG TTGTTGGAGCAGGCGCTCGTGATAGAGGAGCAACTGCGGCGGGCGGCCTACCTGAACATGACCCAGGACCCCAGCCACCCAGCCATGGCGCTCAATGCTCGCTTCGCAGAGGTGGAGTGCCTGGCGGAGTCGCACCAGCACCTCAGCAAGGAGTCGCTGGCAGGAAACAAGCCGGCCAACGCTGTCCTGCACAAAG TGTTGaaccagctggaggagctgctgagcGACATGAAGGCCGACGTGACGCGGCTGCCCGCAACGCTGTCCAGGGTGCCGCCAATCGCCGCCCGCCTGCAAATGTCCGAGCGGAGCATCCTCAGCCGGCTGGCCAGCAAGGGCACGGAGACGCACACGCCCCCG CCCATACTGCCTGGACCCTACGCCACCCCTCAGAACTACGGAGCACCCTTCACCCCAGCCCCCCCGAGCGCCCTGCACATGGGAGGTGCCAACTACAGTCAGATGCCACCCGGGTCGTTCATATCAG